In Syngnathus scovelli strain Florida chromosome 10, RoL_Ssco_1.2, whole genome shotgun sequence, the following are encoded in one genomic region:
- the arhgef18b gene encoding rho guanine nucleotide exchange factor 18 isoform X2: MADTPLNNSWPSISKQWMKRFSLKRASECKSYSEPIEQTSGHAAKQASGHSSGQQHVQLPRGTSSPSPSPPSITEDVFFGGTNEDQDASFVVSDSEVKGVEVSSSADNLQGLGSSLWDSDYFRDLEVNLDEPLKAISPDLNSLTTVPNLTELASSEEAPGNLVVTKLSPNVFPSCVIDSHDSSGVSLSLTIDLDGLLGSMETTPTETGSCNQGNTVHLNGDLEVDSFPNLVRSMSTSRRHSWGVPVAPINLGKRLSLDTMPLDSDGDEDEAEHNEVFQSNEQKTENCPLDETDGLKERLSCLVTKTDGVPGKQVYSRADILATDECSRAAHVSRIVQTSKEAARAAGAEEFDPEEHLHSNEGQSHIAKRRNNKSNVKDSENVTWYEFLSKENEEEDDRSEKVEKGTKVKRTLSSLRNRVTGSFNKDKGKNREKEQQRGKEKGKEAKKSEFSQSNGHLLVLGTFSSCASCSLCGKTLQKNHSLQCMNCAVNVHRSCKSLLSECTSIKNKRDSLSRTGPSGSPYLAKERQREQEQSPQILNGHAAFLSSLGMTIIPRGSSNQLIGTHNIASSGTPAFNPGPSLRHHSSSGSLLGEMDETDTLRLKRCNDDAISLVASTTESIIVEEAHYAAVRADLECDAQDLEAESWSLAVDQQFVKRHSKEAVKRQDVIYELMQTEMHHVRTLKIMLRVYIRELKDNLQMDSSRLECLFPRVETLLELHTHFLSCLRERRRESIVSPTECNYTVDRIADILIAQFSGDVGEKMKDSYGDFCSHHTEAVNYYKEQMQTNKRFHSIVRKINNLSIVRRLGVPECILLVTQRITKYPALVERILHSTQEGTEEHTELNRALSLIKYTIAQVDALVNLHEKTCRLRDIHGKMEPKALGKIKDGRVFRREDLAQGRRRLLHEGTVNWKAASGRLKDILAVLLSDVLLLLQEKDQRYVFAAVDNKPSVISLQKLIVREVAHAERAMFLICASSNEPEMYEIHTTSKEERNTWMTQIRQAVESCPHTEERLFSEEEEARASRLKEFQERLSQKDAVIVQALSEKLQLFADMAESVVGLEDTASRPKLLLRGDASDLQQGETLLKGAITEVENLQNLLQSGVRGDNLSSQQDEGSSSGLLPRRAGTFGGYDSNPTILTKNGNLKKNFTGESRNRDRSQRASSDPQLKDLCGSQTLEQTVDETCNTPARWNRIWSNSFPEAEFFDKVLMLSQRLYSLQAIIAQQDSHIELQRVSLTERASLPGRHRGNVLLEQEKQRTLALQREELASFHKLQSQHRQEQQRWEKERGKHRQLVEATEARLRQREEECRRLEERLAEERVELERQRETYQQDLERLRESTRAVEKEKERLEHQKKIKRKTIEVAPMSGSLNGELLLSSGLSSSPGLSDKPLPPKSLVRGSMSVAPADYSERPEVPLRRDASSSTLPLKTEVPLHLFSTTNQQHKLVGVQQQIPTKLAALSSGKGKGVKGGKASQRTDSTASVDMKQILPLKLSARDDSTFKAKCSVSPHQQAPLSVSPLPPSFHHLGDHQQNPLDAFGPDSQSTGISGSQPGTIQKPPVPPAKPSLQSSVQTPAIAPHSHSTASPHFLAQVQPQGLGPNPHVLVQGLGHSVPLPSPPPPYNINTEDLNKEDVIFF, translated from the exons ATGGCAGACACTCCGCTCAACAACTCCTGGCCATCCATCTCCAAGCAATGGATGAAGCGCTTCTCCCTCAAGAGAG CCTCTGAGTGCAAGTCATATAGCGAGCCAATCGAACAAACAAGTGGACATGCTGCTAAACAAGCGAGTGGACATTCAAGCGGACAACAGCATGTTCAGCTACCGAGGGGAACATCTTCACCCTCTCCATCGCCGCCCTCCATCACAGAagatgtcttttttgggggcACCAATGAGGATCag GATGCATCCTTTGTAGTGAGTGACTCTGAGGTGAAAGGTGTGGAGGTAAGCAGCAGCGCGGACAACCTGCAAGGCCTCGGCTCTTCCCTTTGGGACTCGGACTACTTCAGAGACCTGGAGGTGAATCTTGACGAGCCTTTGAAAGCCATCAGTCCAGACCTGAACTCCCTGACCACAGTGCCCAATCTGACTGAGCTAGCCTCATCCGAGGAAGCGCCCGGCAACCTCGTGGTCACCAAGCTGAGCCCCAACGTCTTCCCAAGCTGTGTGATTGACAGCCACGACTCCTCGGGGGTCTCTCTTAGCCTGACCATTGATCTGGACGGACTGTTGGGATCGATGGAAACAACGCCCACTGAAACAGGATCGTGTAACCAGGGAAACACAGTGCATTTAAATGGAGATCTTGAGGTTGACAGTTTTCCTAATTTAGTGAGATCCATGTCGACCTCACGAAGACACAGCTGGGGTGTCCCCGTTGCACCCATCAACCTGGGAAAGAG ATTGAGTCTCGACACGATGCCCTTGGACAGCGATGGAGATGAGGACGAAGCAGAGCACAATGAGGTCTTCCAGTCCAACGAGCAGAAAACTGAAAACTGTCCACTGGATGAAACAGACGGTCTCAAAGAGAGGCTCTCCTGTCTCGTTACCAAG ACTGATGGTGTTCCCGGAAAGCAAGTGTATTCCCGAGCGGACATCCTCGCCACGGACGAATGTTCTCGTGCAGCGCACGTCTCTCGAATTGTGCAGACCTCCAAAGAGGCAGCGAGGGCAGCAGGAG CCGAGGAGTTTGACCCTGAGGAACACCTCCACTCCAATGAGGGGCAGAGCCATAT AGCCAAGCGGAGGAACAACAAATCCAATGTCAAGGACTCAGAAAATGTAACGTGGTACGAGTTCCTCTCTAAAGA GAATGAAGAAGAGGATGACCGAAGTGAAAAGGTAGAAAAAGGAACCAAGGTAAAGAGGACGCTCAGCTCATTGAGGAACAGGGTGACTGGCTCCTTCAATAAAGATAAG GGTAAGAACCGAGAGAAAGAGCAGCAAAGGGGTAAGGAGAAGGGGAAGGAGGCCAAGAAAAGCGAGTTCAGTCAGAGCAACGGGCATCTTTTAGTGCTGGGCACTTTTTCCAGCTGTGCCAGCTGCTCTCTGTGCGGCAAGACTCTGCAGAAGAATCACAGCTTGCAGTGCATGA ATTGTGCTGTGAATGTTCACAGGAGCTGCAAGTCTCTGCTCAGTGAGTGCACCAGCATCAAGAACAAG AGAGATTCTTTATCAAGAACAGGCCCGTCTGGATCGCCTTATCTTG CAAAAGAGCGCCAGAGAGAGCAGGAACAGTCACCACAGATCCTCAATGGCCATGCGGCTTTTCTCAGCTCCCTTGGCATGACCATCATCCCTCGGGGATCAAGTAACCAACTGATTGGAACACATAACATCGCCTCTTCTGGAACTCCTGCTTTCAACCCCGGCCCCAGCCTACGCCATCACAGCAGCTCGGG ATCTCTCCTCGGGGAGATGGATGAAACGGACACTCTTCGCCTGAAGCGCTGCAATGATGACGCAATCTCACTCGTTGCATCTACTACGGAGTCTATCATAGTAGAAG aagctCACTATGCTGCAGTGCGAGCTGATCTGGAGTGTGATGCTCAAGATCTGGAAGCAGAGTCTTGGAGTTTGGCGGTTGACCAACAGTTTGTTAAGAGACACTCTAAAGAGGCCGTGAAGAGGCAAGATGTCATATATG AACTGATGCAGACGGAAATGCACCACGTACGGACACTGAAGATAATGCTCCGTGTTTACATCCGAGAGTTGAAGGATAACCTCCAGATGGATTCCAGCAGACTTGAATGCCTCTTCCCACGCGTGGAAACCCTCCTCGAGCTCCACACGCATTTCTTATCCTGTCTCAGAGAACGCAGGCGAGAAAGCATTGTTTCGCCCACTGAGTGCAACTACACGGTGGACAGAATAGCAGACATACTCATTGCCCAG TTTTCAGGGGATGTAGGTGAGAAGATGAAGGACAGCTACGGTGATTTCTGCAGTCACCACACCGAAGCTGTCAACTACTACAAAGAacaaatgcaaacaaacaaaagattcCATAGCATCGTACGG AAAATCAACAACCTGTCCATCGTGCGGAGGCTGGGAGTGCCTGAATGTATTCTGTTGGTGACACAGCGCATTACCAAGTACCCGGCACTAGTCGAGCGTATTCTGCACAGCACTCAAG agGGGACTGAAGAACACACAGAGCTGAACCGCGCACTAAGCTTAATTAAATACACTATTGCCCAAGTGGACGCTTTGGTTAATCTGCACGAGAAGACGTGTCGCCTTCGTGACATCCACGGCAAAATGGAGCCAAAAGCACTgggcaaaatcaaagatggccgAGTGTTTCGCCGCGAAGACTTGGCGCAGGGTCGAAGACGTCTTCTGCACGAGGGTACTGTCAACTGGAAAGCTGCCTCTGGCAGACTCAAAG ATATTCTTGCAGTTCTCCTTTCTGATGTGCTCCTGCTGCTACAAGAGAAGGATCAGCGATATGTATTTGCAGCGGTG GACAACAAGCCATCAGTCATCTCCCTTCAGAAGTTAATAGTTCGGGAGGTGGCCCATGCTGAGAGAGCCATGTTTCTGATCTGTGCTTCCTCTAATGAGCCGGAAATGTATGAGATCCACACCACCTCCAAGGAAGAAAGAAACACTTGGATGACACAAATACGGCAAGCTGTCGAAAG CTGTCCTCATACAGAGGAGAGGCTCTTCagtgaagaggaggaagctCGAGCTTCAAGGTTGAAAGAATTTCAAG AACGTCTGAGCCAGAAGGATGCCGTGATTGTCCAGGCACTCTCTGAGAAGCTCCAACTTTTTGCAGACATGGCAGAGTCTGTTGTAGGTCTGGAGGACACAGCTTCCCGCCCCAAGCTTCTTTTACGAGGTGATGCCTCGGATCTGCAGCAGGGGGAGACCTTGCTCAAAGGAGCCATCACTGAGG TGGAAAACCTCCAGAATTTGCTCCAGTCTGGAGTGAGGGGTGACAATCTGTCATCACAACAAGATGAAGGGAGCAGCTCTGGACTCCTGCCCAGGAGAGCAGGCACCTTTGGGGGCTACGACAGCAACCCCACCATCCTCACTAAGA ATGGCAATTTGAAGAAGAACTTTACTGGCGAGTCCAGAAACAGAGACCGAAGCCAGCGGGCCAGCTCTGACCCTCAGCTCAAAGATCTTTGTGGCAGCCAAACTCTGGAGCAGACG GTTGATGAGACTTGCAACACACCGGCAAGATGGAACCGGATCTGGTCCAATTCTTTCCCTGAGGCAGAG TTCTTTGACAAAGTATTAATGCTTTCCCAAAGGCTCTACAGTCTGCAG GCCATCATAGCTCAGCAGGACAGCCACATTGAGCTGCAACGTGTCTCACTAACGGAGCGCGCCTCACTGCCTGGGCGCCACCGCGGGAACGTGCTCCTGGAGCAGGAGAAGCAGCGCACGCTGGCCCTGCAGCGAGAGGAGCTCGCCAGCTTCCACAAACTGCAGTCTCAACATCGCCAGGAACAGCAGCGCTGGGAGAAGGAGCGAGGGAAGCACCGCCAGCTTGTGGAGGCCACAGAGGCCAGGTTGCGGCAAAGGGAGGAGGAATGCAGGCGGCTGGAG GAGCGGCTGGCAGAAGAGAGGGTGGAGTTGGAGAGGCAAAGGGAGACGTACCAACAAGACCTGGAGAGGCTCAGAGAGTCCACTCGGGCAGTAGAGAAAGAGAAGGAACGCCTGGAACACCAGAAGAAGATCAAGAGGAAAACCATTGAG GTGGCGCCCATGTCCGGCAGTCTAAATGGGGAGCTCCTCTTATCTTCTGGCCTCAGCAGCTCTCCCGGCCTCTCAGACAAACCCCTGCCCCCGAAGTCCCTGGTGCGTGGCAGCATGTCGGTGGCGCCGGCCGACTACTCGGAACGGCCCGAGGTGCCGTTGCGACGAGACGCCAGCTCCTCCACCCTGCCGCTGAAGACGGAGGTGCCACTGCATCTCTTCAGCACCACCAACCAGCAGCACAAACTAGTGGGGGTGCAGCAGCAGATCCCCACCAAGCTGGCCGCCCTCAGCAGCGGCAAAGGCAAAGGAGTGAAAGGCGGAAAAGCCTCGCAGCGCACTGACAGCACTG CCTCAGTGGACATGAAGCAGATTCTCCCCCTCAAGCTCTCGGCGCGTGACGACAGCACCTTCAAAGCTAAGTGCTCGGTCAGCCCCCACCAGCAAGCACCGCTGTCTGTGtctcctctccctccctccttccatcATCTtggag ATCATCAGCAAAACCCTTTGGATGCTTTCGGACCGGATTCTCAATCCACCGGGATTAGCGGCAGCCAACCAGGAACTATCCAGAAGCCCCCCGTGCCGCCTGCCAAACCCTCTCTGCAGTCTTCTGTGCAGACTCCCGCCATCGCGCCCCACTCGCATTCCACCGCGTCGCCCCACTTCCTTGCCCAGGTGCAGCCGCAAGGTCTCGGCCCGAACCCCCACGTGCTCGTGCAGGGCCTCGGCCACAGCGTGCCGCTCccttcgccgccgccgccctacAACATCAACACAGAAGACCTCAACAAGGAAGACGTCATCTTCTTCTAA
- the arhgef18b gene encoding rho guanine nucleotide exchange factor 18 isoform X1: MADTPLNNSWPSISKQWMKRFSLKRASECKSYSEPIEQTSGHAAKQASGHSSGQQHVQLPRGTSSPSPSPPSITEDVFFGGTNEDQDASFVVSDSEVKGVEVSSSADNLQGLGSSLWDSDYFRDLEVNLDEPLKAISPDLNSLTTVPNLTELASSEEAPGNLVVTKLSPNVFPSCVIDSHDSSGVSLSLTIDLDGLLGSMETTPTETGSCNQGNTVHLNGDLEVDSFPNLVRSMSTSRRHSWGVPVAPINLGKRLSLDTMPLDSDGDEDEAEHNEVFQSNEQKTENCPLDETDGLKERLSCLVTKTDGVPGKQVYSRADILATDECSRAAHVSRIVQTSKEAARAAGAEEFDPEEHLHSNEGQSHIAKRRNNKSNVKDSENVTWYEFLSKENEEEDDRSEKVEKGTKVKRTLSSLRNRVTGSFNKDKGKNREKEQQRGKEKGKEAKKSEFSQSNGHLLVLGTFSSCASCSLCGKTLQKNHSLQCMNCAVNVHRSCKSLLSECTSIKNKRDSLSRTGPSGSPYLAAKERQREQEQSPQILNGHAAFLSSLGMTIIPRGSSNQLIGTHNIASSGTPAFNPGPSLRHHSSSGSLLGEMDETDTLRLKRCNDDAISLVASTTESIIVEEAHYAAVRADLECDAQDLEAESWSLAVDQQFVKRHSKEAVKRQDVIYELMQTEMHHVRTLKIMLRVYIRELKDNLQMDSSRLECLFPRVETLLELHTHFLSCLRERRRESIVSPTECNYTVDRIADILIAQFSGDVGEKMKDSYGDFCSHHTEAVNYYKEQMQTNKRFHSIVRKINNLSIVRRLGVPECILLVTQRITKYPALVERILHSTQEGTEEHTELNRALSLIKYTIAQVDALVNLHEKTCRLRDIHGKMEPKALGKIKDGRVFRREDLAQGRRRLLHEGTVNWKAASGRLKDILAVLLSDVLLLLQEKDQRYVFAAVDNKPSVISLQKLIVREVAHAERAMFLICASSNEPEMYEIHTTSKEERNTWMTQIRQAVESCPHTEERLFSEEEEARASRLKEFQERLSQKDAVIVQALSEKLQLFADMAESVVGLEDTASRPKLLLRGDASDLQQGETLLKGAITEVENLQNLLQSGVRGDNLSSQQDEGSSSGLLPRRAGTFGGYDSNPTILTKNGNLKKNFTGESRNRDRSQRASSDPQLKDLCGSQTLEQTVDETCNTPARWNRIWSNSFPEAEFFDKVLMLSQRLYSLQAIIAQQDSHIELQRVSLTERASLPGRHRGNVLLEQEKQRTLALQREELASFHKLQSQHRQEQQRWEKERGKHRQLVEATEARLRQREEECRRLEERLAEERVELERQRETYQQDLERLRESTRAVEKEKERLEHQKKIKRKTIEVAPMSGSLNGELLLSSGLSSSPGLSDKPLPPKSLVRGSMSVAPADYSERPEVPLRRDASSSTLPLKTEVPLHLFSTTNQQHKLVGVQQQIPTKLAALSSGKGKGVKGGKASQRTDSTASVDMKQILPLKLSARDDSTFKAKCSVSPHQQAPLSVSPLPPSFHHLGDHQQNPLDAFGPDSQSTGISGSQPGTIQKPPVPPAKPSLQSSVQTPAIAPHSHSTASPHFLAQVQPQGLGPNPHVLVQGLGHSVPLPSPPPPYNINTEDLNKEDVIFF, translated from the exons ATGGCAGACACTCCGCTCAACAACTCCTGGCCATCCATCTCCAAGCAATGGATGAAGCGCTTCTCCCTCAAGAGAG CCTCTGAGTGCAAGTCATATAGCGAGCCAATCGAACAAACAAGTGGACATGCTGCTAAACAAGCGAGTGGACATTCAAGCGGACAACAGCATGTTCAGCTACCGAGGGGAACATCTTCACCCTCTCCATCGCCGCCCTCCATCACAGAagatgtcttttttgggggcACCAATGAGGATCag GATGCATCCTTTGTAGTGAGTGACTCTGAGGTGAAAGGTGTGGAGGTAAGCAGCAGCGCGGACAACCTGCAAGGCCTCGGCTCTTCCCTTTGGGACTCGGACTACTTCAGAGACCTGGAGGTGAATCTTGACGAGCCTTTGAAAGCCATCAGTCCAGACCTGAACTCCCTGACCACAGTGCCCAATCTGACTGAGCTAGCCTCATCCGAGGAAGCGCCCGGCAACCTCGTGGTCACCAAGCTGAGCCCCAACGTCTTCCCAAGCTGTGTGATTGACAGCCACGACTCCTCGGGGGTCTCTCTTAGCCTGACCATTGATCTGGACGGACTGTTGGGATCGATGGAAACAACGCCCACTGAAACAGGATCGTGTAACCAGGGAAACACAGTGCATTTAAATGGAGATCTTGAGGTTGACAGTTTTCCTAATTTAGTGAGATCCATGTCGACCTCACGAAGACACAGCTGGGGTGTCCCCGTTGCACCCATCAACCTGGGAAAGAG ATTGAGTCTCGACACGATGCCCTTGGACAGCGATGGAGATGAGGACGAAGCAGAGCACAATGAGGTCTTCCAGTCCAACGAGCAGAAAACTGAAAACTGTCCACTGGATGAAACAGACGGTCTCAAAGAGAGGCTCTCCTGTCTCGTTACCAAG ACTGATGGTGTTCCCGGAAAGCAAGTGTATTCCCGAGCGGACATCCTCGCCACGGACGAATGTTCTCGTGCAGCGCACGTCTCTCGAATTGTGCAGACCTCCAAAGAGGCAGCGAGGGCAGCAGGAG CCGAGGAGTTTGACCCTGAGGAACACCTCCACTCCAATGAGGGGCAGAGCCATAT AGCCAAGCGGAGGAACAACAAATCCAATGTCAAGGACTCAGAAAATGTAACGTGGTACGAGTTCCTCTCTAAAGA GAATGAAGAAGAGGATGACCGAAGTGAAAAGGTAGAAAAAGGAACCAAGGTAAAGAGGACGCTCAGCTCATTGAGGAACAGGGTGACTGGCTCCTTCAATAAAGATAAG GGTAAGAACCGAGAGAAAGAGCAGCAAAGGGGTAAGGAGAAGGGGAAGGAGGCCAAGAAAAGCGAGTTCAGTCAGAGCAACGGGCATCTTTTAGTGCTGGGCACTTTTTCCAGCTGTGCCAGCTGCTCTCTGTGCGGCAAGACTCTGCAGAAGAATCACAGCTTGCAGTGCATGA ATTGTGCTGTGAATGTTCACAGGAGCTGCAAGTCTCTGCTCAGTGAGTGCACCAGCATCAAGAACAAG AGAGATTCTTTATCAAGAACAGGCCCGTCTGGATCGCCTTATCTTG CAGCAAAAGAGCGCCAGAGAGAGCAGGAACAGTCACCACAGATCCTCAATGGCCATGCGGCTTTTCTCAGCTCCCTTGGCATGACCATCATCCCTCGGGGATCAAGTAACCAACTGATTGGAACACATAACATCGCCTCTTCTGGAACTCCTGCTTTCAACCCCGGCCCCAGCCTACGCCATCACAGCAGCTCGGG ATCTCTCCTCGGGGAGATGGATGAAACGGACACTCTTCGCCTGAAGCGCTGCAATGATGACGCAATCTCACTCGTTGCATCTACTACGGAGTCTATCATAGTAGAAG aagctCACTATGCTGCAGTGCGAGCTGATCTGGAGTGTGATGCTCAAGATCTGGAAGCAGAGTCTTGGAGTTTGGCGGTTGACCAACAGTTTGTTAAGAGACACTCTAAAGAGGCCGTGAAGAGGCAAGATGTCATATATG AACTGATGCAGACGGAAATGCACCACGTACGGACACTGAAGATAATGCTCCGTGTTTACATCCGAGAGTTGAAGGATAACCTCCAGATGGATTCCAGCAGACTTGAATGCCTCTTCCCACGCGTGGAAACCCTCCTCGAGCTCCACACGCATTTCTTATCCTGTCTCAGAGAACGCAGGCGAGAAAGCATTGTTTCGCCCACTGAGTGCAACTACACGGTGGACAGAATAGCAGACATACTCATTGCCCAG TTTTCAGGGGATGTAGGTGAGAAGATGAAGGACAGCTACGGTGATTTCTGCAGTCACCACACCGAAGCTGTCAACTACTACAAAGAacaaatgcaaacaaacaaaagattcCATAGCATCGTACGG AAAATCAACAACCTGTCCATCGTGCGGAGGCTGGGAGTGCCTGAATGTATTCTGTTGGTGACACAGCGCATTACCAAGTACCCGGCACTAGTCGAGCGTATTCTGCACAGCACTCAAG agGGGACTGAAGAACACACAGAGCTGAACCGCGCACTAAGCTTAATTAAATACACTATTGCCCAAGTGGACGCTTTGGTTAATCTGCACGAGAAGACGTGTCGCCTTCGTGACATCCACGGCAAAATGGAGCCAAAAGCACTgggcaaaatcaaagatggccgAGTGTTTCGCCGCGAAGACTTGGCGCAGGGTCGAAGACGTCTTCTGCACGAGGGTACTGTCAACTGGAAAGCTGCCTCTGGCAGACTCAAAG ATATTCTTGCAGTTCTCCTTTCTGATGTGCTCCTGCTGCTACAAGAGAAGGATCAGCGATATGTATTTGCAGCGGTG GACAACAAGCCATCAGTCATCTCCCTTCAGAAGTTAATAGTTCGGGAGGTGGCCCATGCTGAGAGAGCCATGTTTCTGATCTGTGCTTCCTCTAATGAGCCGGAAATGTATGAGATCCACACCACCTCCAAGGAAGAAAGAAACACTTGGATGACACAAATACGGCAAGCTGTCGAAAG CTGTCCTCATACAGAGGAGAGGCTCTTCagtgaagaggaggaagctCGAGCTTCAAGGTTGAAAGAATTTCAAG AACGTCTGAGCCAGAAGGATGCCGTGATTGTCCAGGCACTCTCTGAGAAGCTCCAACTTTTTGCAGACATGGCAGAGTCTGTTGTAGGTCTGGAGGACACAGCTTCCCGCCCCAAGCTTCTTTTACGAGGTGATGCCTCGGATCTGCAGCAGGGGGAGACCTTGCTCAAAGGAGCCATCACTGAGG TGGAAAACCTCCAGAATTTGCTCCAGTCTGGAGTGAGGGGTGACAATCTGTCATCACAACAAGATGAAGGGAGCAGCTCTGGACTCCTGCCCAGGAGAGCAGGCACCTTTGGGGGCTACGACAGCAACCCCACCATCCTCACTAAGA ATGGCAATTTGAAGAAGAACTTTACTGGCGAGTCCAGAAACAGAGACCGAAGCCAGCGGGCCAGCTCTGACCCTCAGCTCAAAGATCTTTGTGGCAGCCAAACTCTGGAGCAGACG GTTGATGAGACTTGCAACACACCGGCAAGATGGAACCGGATCTGGTCCAATTCTTTCCCTGAGGCAGAG TTCTTTGACAAAGTATTAATGCTTTCCCAAAGGCTCTACAGTCTGCAG GCCATCATAGCTCAGCAGGACAGCCACATTGAGCTGCAACGTGTCTCACTAACGGAGCGCGCCTCACTGCCTGGGCGCCACCGCGGGAACGTGCTCCTGGAGCAGGAGAAGCAGCGCACGCTGGCCCTGCAGCGAGAGGAGCTCGCCAGCTTCCACAAACTGCAGTCTCAACATCGCCAGGAACAGCAGCGCTGGGAGAAGGAGCGAGGGAAGCACCGCCAGCTTGTGGAGGCCACAGAGGCCAGGTTGCGGCAAAGGGAGGAGGAATGCAGGCGGCTGGAG GAGCGGCTGGCAGAAGAGAGGGTGGAGTTGGAGAGGCAAAGGGAGACGTACCAACAAGACCTGGAGAGGCTCAGAGAGTCCACTCGGGCAGTAGAGAAAGAGAAGGAACGCCTGGAACACCAGAAGAAGATCAAGAGGAAAACCATTGAG GTGGCGCCCATGTCCGGCAGTCTAAATGGGGAGCTCCTCTTATCTTCTGGCCTCAGCAGCTCTCCCGGCCTCTCAGACAAACCCCTGCCCCCGAAGTCCCTGGTGCGTGGCAGCATGTCGGTGGCGCCGGCCGACTACTCGGAACGGCCCGAGGTGCCGTTGCGACGAGACGCCAGCTCCTCCACCCTGCCGCTGAAGACGGAGGTGCCACTGCATCTCTTCAGCACCACCAACCAGCAGCACAAACTAGTGGGGGTGCAGCAGCAGATCCCCACCAAGCTGGCCGCCCTCAGCAGCGGCAAAGGCAAAGGAGTGAAAGGCGGAAAAGCCTCGCAGCGCACTGACAGCACTG CCTCAGTGGACATGAAGCAGATTCTCCCCCTCAAGCTCTCGGCGCGTGACGACAGCACCTTCAAAGCTAAGTGCTCGGTCAGCCCCCACCAGCAAGCACCGCTGTCTGTGtctcctctccctccctccttccatcATCTtggag ATCATCAGCAAAACCCTTTGGATGCTTTCGGACCGGATTCTCAATCCACCGGGATTAGCGGCAGCCAACCAGGAACTATCCAGAAGCCCCCCGTGCCGCCTGCCAAACCCTCTCTGCAGTCTTCTGTGCAGACTCCCGCCATCGCGCCCCACTCGCATTCCACCGCGTCGCCCCACTTCCTTGCCCAGGTGCAGCCGCAAGGTCTCGGCCCGAACCCCCACGTGCTCGTGCAGGGCCTCGGCCACAGCGTGCCGCTCccttcgccgccgccgccctacAACATCAACACAGAAGACCTCAACAAGGAAGACGTCATCTTCTTCTAA